The nucleotide sequence TCTCCTAGGTAATGATTTAAATCATCATAAAGCTCAACTTCTTTTTTTAGATCTTTGTTTTCTAGTATACGTTTCTCGAAACGTAACATCACTTCAGAAGACATATCTCCACCTAAATAAGCTTCTATTTCTTTATAAAACTCGTCTTCCATTATGACACCAAATTTCGATATTTAGAATCTGCTTTTATTAAATCTGCTAATTTCTTTTTACATTTAAATACTCGTTGAAACGCCACATTTTCACACGAATACTTAAACTTTGCAACTATTGTTTTATAGGATACTTTATTAAAGAAATCTTTTAATAAAGCTCTACAATTATCAGTAAGTAATTTCAATTTTTCTTCAAATAAATCCCATTTCTCCTGTTCTAAGATAGAAGTTATTGTATCATTTTCATTCGCTTTTAGTTCAAAAACACCTTCATTTCTTACCTCTTTTTTTCTATTATTTAATTCTTTAAGCCATAAATTTTTACAGATTGTAAATATATACCCTTCAAAAGATGATTTGATTTGAACACTGTTAACTTTAGCTCGAGTGATTAATTGAAATAATGCATTCTGGAATATTTCTTCTGCATCTTGAGCTGTTCCATTATTACGCTTTATATAAACAATTACTCTAGGTAGTAATTTAGTATATAACAATTTTAAAATTAACGGATCACCATTAACAAGCAGTTCTATTTGCGCATCATTAGAAACTAACTGCATACAATATCTTAATTATGGGTAAGATTTTCAATTTATATTAACAAGTAAGCAAAATACAGTATAATTTATTAATTTTAAAACTTATATTTATGAAGAACAAATTTATTTTAACACTAATAATGGTGTTTTTAGCATATGCTTGTAGTACAGACGATGAAACATTCGATAATCAAACCATTAACGAAATTGAAAATTTAAATCAAGAATTTCCAAACGAAGATAATTTAATAATCATAAATGCTTCTGATACAATATCTTCAAGCAATCCATTAAACTTAAACATTACAAATAATTCTATTCCTGAACACGAAAATTCTTTTCCAGGCGGTGAAGATATTGGAGATGTTCCAGACAACGGAGGTAATGAAAGTGATAGCGATAATGGTGGTGATTCTAGTAATACAATTTGTTCTAGTGCTGGAATTCCAACTGCCACAGTTGAAGATTTAGAGCTCGGTATAGTTTTAGCAATAACTTATAGTTCTTCATTATCAATAGGTGAAATAAATTGTGTACGACAAGAATACTTTCAAGATCCGGAACTACTTTGTTTAAGTTTAAAAAGACCCCCTTTTCCAGCTAATGATCCTTATCACGATACATGGGTTATCACAGGCGAAGGTTGTGATTCAGGTCCAGGCGGAGGATCAGCAGGTGGAGGGTCAACAGGTGGAGTATCATCAAGCACTCCTGTTACTAATAAAACACAGAATGATCCTAGAGTTAGCATATCTGTGAATTAATTTATTATATGATTAAAAAAAAACAAAATCAGTATTTTAATTATCTATTAATAAAGTGTTTTTTGTTGATTTTGTTTTTTTTTATATCCAAAAGTTTTTCACAAAATCGGGTTCAATTCAAAAAACTGATTAATTCTCCTATTTCTAAAAGTAAAAAAATACAAAAAGCAGATTCTTTAATTACTATTTTTGAAAGTAATGATATTGATTCTTTGCCCTACATATATAATGATTACGCATATTGGTTATTTGATAACAATGAGATAAAAAAAACTATTCTGCATGAAGAGAAAGCTTTAGTCCTCTCCAAAAAAAAAGTTTTTATAGATACTGCTTTTGTGCAAAGAAGCGCTTCATCTTTAGGGTTTTATTATTCACATAATAATCAATTACAAAAAAGTATTGATGCATACCTTGAAGTCATTCGAATAAATAATAAAACTCGCAGAGCTTCAATAACCTACCTTACATTGGCTGATGTTTATGATGCTTTACAAGATTATCATAAAGCTTATAAATATTATGAATTGGCTATTTCCTTATTAATTAATAGCCAACAAGACAAACATTTTTTAAGAAATGCATATCAAAACTTAACATTTACTTGCTATTCAATAAAAACAAAAGAAAGCCTTAAAAATGGACGAAAATTTGGAAGAGCAGCTGATTCGCTAGCAGCTATTATTGAAACTCCTACAAGCGAATTATTTAAAATTAAATTAAATTTAGCATTAATGTACAACGAGGAGAAAGCCCTAAATTTTAATAGTGCATTACACTATTATAATGAAGCACTCCAAATTGCAAAAAAAGCTAAAGATAGCATCAAAACACGTAGAGTTTATCAAGGATTAGGTGATTTATACAATATTTTTGATCACAATAAATCTATAGAGTTTTACAATAAATCTATAGAGTTTGCTAATAAAAAAGATACTCTTTTTTTAAGTGATGTACATTATGGTCTAGGGCATACCTATAGTTTTAAAAAAGATTATGATATTAGTTTAAATTATCGGCATAAAGCTCTGGACATTTTAACAAGAAATAATTTTCTTAATCCCAAAGAAATAGATTCCACTTTTCTTATCAACTTCCAATATAAGAGGCAACTTTTAATTAATTTACAAGAACTTGCTCAAACCTATTTAAATTATCATGAGGATAAAAAAGATGTAGATGTTCTCGAAAAAGTAGTTGCCTATTTTAAAATGTGTGATACTCTTATAGATGCTTTAAAAGCAGATAGTAGTGATTTTAAATCACGTTTATATTGGCGAGAATTAAGTACGGATATTTATGGAAAAGCTATTAGAGCATGTTACTTAAATAATAATATTGAGGATGCTTTTTATTTTATGGAAAAAAATAAAGCTTTATTGTTATTAGAAGACATCTCTAACAAAAAATTTAAACGTGCTTTACGATTACCTCCTAATCTTTTAGAAAAAAGCAGCATACTAAAGAAAAAAATCACTCTAATAAATAATCGTTTATATAATGAAAATATTCTAACTAAAAAGGAAATTGATTCTTTAAAAAAACAACGTATAGACCTGGGGATCGAACTTTCTTTTCTTGAAAAAGATATTAAGGTTGAAACACTAAATATCGAGACTTCCATATTATCACTTCAAGATGTACAGTATAATTTAAGTAACAATGAGGTGATTATAGAGTATCACATCTCTATCGATGATGGTTATGGTATTTTAACTAATAAAGACAATGGGTATGTTCTATTTATTACTAAAGATGATACTCATTTTTTTGAGATCGATCAGCTTGGAGAACTAAAAAAAGAAATTATAACTCTAATTAATTCTTTTAAAACTCCTTTTAAAACAAATCAAGATATTAAAACATTTAGTGCACTTTCTAATACTGTTTTTAATAAACTATTCCCATCTAAGCAAGTACAGCAATTAATTAAGGGTAAAACAGTTACTATTGTTCCTGATAATTATTTATCGCTACTCCCTTTCGAAACCTTATCAACCAGTTCGGATAATACGTCTTATTTAATTTATAATACAGAAATACACTACCTCTATTCTAATTCTTTTTTAGAAAACACAAAAAAAGAAGGATTTTCTAACAACAAAAGTTTAGCAATAGCTCCTATCAATTTTAAAGATAAAGGCCTATTAACATTAAATCATAGTGAGCAAGAAATAAATAGTATTCAAAATTATTATCCTGGTACAATTTTATCAAATACTAATGCTACAAAAACTAATTTTCTTAATGCACTACCTTCTAGTGGAATTATACATATTGCATCACACGCAAATGCACAAGATAAAAGATCTCCTTGGATCGCTTTTAATGATGAAAACATCACTTTAGAAGAACTGTATTTAACTCAAAATAATGCTTCTTTGGTAATGCTTAGTGGTTGTAACACCTCAATAGGCGAGCAAGAAATTGGTGAAGGGGTGATGAGTCTGGCTAGAGGTTTCTTTTACTCCGGTTCACAAAGTGTCATTTCATCACTTTGGAGTATTGATGATCGCATAACTTCTGAAATCACAAACAGTTTTTATAAAAATTTAAGTGATGGGCAAACAAAATCTAAAGCACTACACAATGCTAAATTAACTTATTTAAACAATCATAATTTATCTGAAGCATCTCCTTATTACTGGGCTTCTTTTATTTTATTAGGAGAAAATAATACACTTAAACCACCCTCTTCTAAATGGTTTTTCTACTTATTTTTTTTCATATTAGCCTGTATAATTCTTTATTTTATTAAAAAAAACAAGCCATAACATTCTAACATTCAGTTAGTTTTTAAATTTATTTGTTTTTTTAACAAAAATCTGAGGTAAGAATTATTTTTTTGATGAACACTTTATTGAAAAGCAATTTTTAATACTGTGAACAATTCCTTAGCAACTCAGGTAGAACTATTATTATTTAACAATGCCATCTCTTGTGATAAAGAAGAGTTATCCTTTCAAATAGAAAGCCATCCTTCCTATCCAAGTCTACATTCCATAACAGGAGTCCTAGATCATTTTAATATCGATAACATCGCTCTGGATGTCCCCATCAATCAAGAAACACTATCGCAACTCCCTAATTGTTTCTTAGCTCAGATCAAAGATGAAAGCGGAATGAGTTTTGTTATTGTGAACAACAATAATGAAGTTTATAATCTCATCTCTGGTGATAAGAAAAAACAAAATGTGTCCTCTAGTGAGTTTCTAGAGAAATTTACCGGCATCATCGTCGCTGTCGAAAAAACAGAAGGTATTGAACTTAAAAAAAATAACACCTCTAAAGTAAATACTATTCTTATCTCTTTATCTCTAATGCTCTTAGCTGGTCTTTTTATTAAAGTGAGCTCCAGCTTAAGTACTGCTGTCTACTTTTTATTATCTGCCATAGGTGTCTATATAAGTAGAGCTATTATAAAACAAGAACTGGGTGAACAATCTCTCTTAGGGGATGCCTTCTGTTCTCAATCTACCAATACAGGCAATAGTTGTAACTCTGTATTATCTTCTAAAGGGGCTCAATTTGGAAGGTATAAGTTAAGTGATTTTAGCATGGTTTACTTTATTGGCCTTGTGTTATCTACATTACTATTAACACTTATTGAAAGTAGTTTAACTATCGTATTTGTTTTTAGCTTAATTGCCATCCCTATCACAGTGTATTCTATTTACTACCAATATGCAGTTGTAAAACAGTGGTGTTTCTTATGTTTAAGTGTTACTGCTGTACTTTGGATTCAGGCTGCTCTTATTCTTTCTCTTAATTATAATTCTATTGTACTTTCTAATATTACTCTAAATGCTCTACTGGTGAGCTCCTTTAGTTTCTTATCTGTGTTTACCATCTGGAATATACTCTCTCCTAATATTAAACTCATCAAAGAACTTAAAGAGTCTAAGATCAAGTATTTTAAGTTTAAAAGAGATTACAGCTTGTTTGAGGCTTTATTAAATAAATCTACAGTTGTAGATACTACTATTACAGGTGCGTCTGAAGTTGTTTTCGGAAATCCTGAGGCACCTTTAAACATTACACTTATCACAAGTCCGTTTTGTGGGCATTGTAAACCTGTACATACCTTAATAGAACAGGTACTAAAAAAACATTCTGAAAAGGTTCAGATACATATTCGTTTTAGTGCTCACCAGGCTAATACGCCTTTAATTAATATTACCAGTAGGTTGTTAGAGTTGTATCATACTGAAAGCAAAGCAAAATGTTTAGAGGCCATGCATGATATTTATGGAGGCTTAACGTCTGAACAGTGGTTTAATAAGTGGGGAGAAACCAATAACAAAGCGCCTTATTTAAATACGCTTAAACTAGCTAGTGAATGGTGTAAGGACAAAAACATCAACTTCACTCCTGAGATCTTAATAAACGGACGTTCTTTCCCTAAAGAATACGAACGTTCTGAACTGATCTATTTTATTGAAGATCTCTATGAAAATGCTAACCTGAAACAAACTAACACTTTACATAAAACTGTATAAGGTATTGAAATTAAAATTTCCATTTTACAAACAAGCCGAGGCTAAAGACTGTGGTCCTACCTGTATCAAGATCATTGCTAAACATTATGGTAAGACCATTAGTGCCCAACAATTACGTGAACTCTCTGAAACCACTCGTGAAGGTTCTAGCTTATTAGGCCTTAGTGATGCAGTGGAATCTCTTGGCTTTCGCTCTCTTGGAGTGAAACTCTCTTTTGAGAAGTTAAAACAAGCCTCCTTTCCCTGTATTGTACATTGGAACAAGAACCACTATATCGTGGTCTATAAAATAAAAAAAGATACTGTGTATGTCTCTGATCCTGCTCATGGGCTATTAACATACTCCAAAACTGAGTTTATCAAGTTCTGGATCGGTAACAATGCCAATGACGCTACTGAAGAAGGCATTGCCTTACTCTTAGAACCCACACCCTTGTTCTACAACGAAGAGTTTGATGAGGATAAACAATCCTTTGGCTTTGGGTTTATCTTAAAGTATGTCTATAAATACAAACGGTTTGTCGTACAACTAGCCATTGGTCTGCTTGCTGGGAGTCTATTACAACTCATCTTCCCATTCTTAACTCAAAGTGTGGTCGATGTCGGTATTAAAAATCAAGATCTCAACTTTATCTATCTCGTACTTGCAGCTCAACTCTTCCTATTTGTTGGTAGAGCTTCCCTGGAAATTATTCGGTCTTGGATTCTTTTGCATCTCAGTACACGTATTAATATCTCTCTGATCTCTGATTTCTTTATAAAGCTCATGAAACTCCCCATCTCTTTCTTTGATGTACGAATGACAGGGGATCTATTACAACGTATTAACGATCATAAGCGTATTGAAAGGATTCTAACCACCTCCTCACTTACCATGTTGTTCTCTTTCTTTAATCTGATCGTCTTTAGTTTTGTGCTGGGCTATTACAGCTTACAGATCTTTAGTGTCTTCTTTTTTGGAAGTTTACTATATGTTGGATGGGTACTCTTCTTCTTTAAACGCAGAAAAGAACTCGATTATAAACGGTTTCATGAAGTCAGTAACGAGCAGAGTAAGGTCATTGAGCTTATTAATGGTATGCAGGAGATTAAACTCCACAATGCTGAAAAACGCATGCGATGGAACTGGGAGTTTGTACAGGCACGCCTCTTTAAGATCTCTACCAAGAATCTTGTCTTAGAACAAACACAATCCGTGGGATCTAATTTTATTAATGAACTCAAGAATATGTTCATTACCATTCTCTCTGCTAAGTTAGTGGTTGATGGAGATATTACGCTGGGGGCCATGCTGGCCATTACCTCTATCGTAGGGCAGCTCAATGCGCCCATCAGTCAGCTTATTAGTTTTATGAGAGATGTCCAAGATGCTAAGATCTCTTTAGATCGTTTAGGAGAAATTCACAATAAAGAGGATGAGGAATTAGCTACTGACGAAAAAGTGAAAACACTCCCTAAACATTCAGACATTCAACTCAATAATATCTCTTTTAGATACATCGGAAGCTTAGAGCCTGTGATTAAAGGGTTATCCTTAACCATTCCTGCTAATAAAACTACTGCTATTGTAGGAGTGAGTGGTAGTGGGAAAACCACGCTGATGAAACTCTTACTCAGATTCTATGAGGTAGAACATGGTGATATATCGATCAATAGTTTTAATCTTAATAATATCTCTCAAAAGGTATGGCGTGAGCACTGTGGGGTGGTCATGCAAGAGGGGTATATCTTTAATAATACTATTGCTCATAATATTGCAGTGGGACAGGATTATGTGGACAAGGATAAATTAGCTCATGCTATTGATGTGGCCAACATCTCTGATTATATTGATAATCTCCCTCTGGGGGTGAATACTAAAATAGGAACTGAAGGAACAGGTCTTAGTACTGGACAAAAACAGCGTTTGCTTATTGCTAGAGCTGTCTATAAAAATCCGAGATTTCTATTCTTTGATGAAGCCACCTCGGCATTGGATGCGAATAATGAAACGGTGATCATGAAAAAACTAAATACTTTTTTTAAAGATAAAACGGCTGTAGTGATTGCACACCGATTAAGTACTGTAAAAAACGCACATCAGATCGTAGTGCTCGATGGAGGAAAGATCGTGGAAATTGGAAATCATCAACAGCTCATCAAACTAAAAGGAAACTATTACAACCTGGTCAAAAATCAACTTGAACTGGGTGATTAAAATATTCTCTTGCAAGGAGTAGACACAAACTGTGAGTGTCTTTAAATGTTCACAGTTTTTTAAACAATTATTAAAATTTTAAATCATGAAAAATTTAAAAAACTTAGGGAAAACCCTAAACAAAAATCAACAAAAGCTAATTAATGGGGGAAATCTTCCTGGTCCTGTTGGAGAAAATGAAGATTGTATTATCCCATCTGGAATAGCTTGTAATCCTCATCCTGGGGCAATGAATGTATGTCGTCACAATGAAGTTTGTGTTCCATATGATGAAGGGTTGGGCCCATGGATCAATATTAATGAATCTTTAGGAACATGCCTATGTGGATTCCCTATTTAATTCATTCTTTATAGATAATTCTTTTATTATTTTAAAGCTATCTTTTGAGAGAGTAAGCTTAAGTTTACTCTCTCTATATTATACTTTAATCATTGTTAATCACTTATTATTCTATAATGAAATTTTATATAAGCGAAAAATGAATATAACCCCTAAAATTATCACATAAAAACCAAAATTCATTTTTAAATTTATCCATCGGTTTATTAATAAATTAAACTTAATAGGAATGGATTCAAGTCATAAGAATTATTAAATGGTTAATAATCTAAATTTAATTTTATAATTATGCCAGAAAACAGTCAACACATAGAACTCCGCAGTGAAGAAGTCCAAGAGATTCTTGAAGCCACTCCCTCTTGGATGATTCGTTGGGGGAACATCTTAGTACTCTCTCTAATTGTAATGCTCCTCTTTATCTCCTGGTTTGTAAAGTATCCAGATATCATTGCTTCTCAAGCACTAATCACAACTATAATCCCTCCTCAAAAAGAATATGCCACAATAAACGGTAAAATAGCATCTGTTCTAGTCTCGGATAATGATACTTTAAGCTCCGATACTCCTCTTGCCATTCTAGAGAACACAGCTAACTATAATGATGTCTTTCTTCTCAAGTCTATTATAGATACTATTGCAGTTAATAATAAATCCTTTGAGTTTCCCATTGCTTCCATTCCTGTTTTAAACCTAGGAGATATTCAACAAAACTACGCTGCCTTTGAACTTGATTTCTTAAGATATATCAATAATAAAAAATATCGACCTTTCTCTAACGAAGAAAATGCAAATCTCATCTCTAAAAAAGAACTCATCTTTAGGCTACAAGTACAAAAAGCACAATACGAATCTGGTAAAGCTGAACTAGCACTTCAAAAAAAAGATCTTGATCGTAATAAGGATATGTTTAGTAAAGGTCTTATCGCTGCTCAAGCTTATGAGAGAGAAGAGGCTAATTATATTCGAGCTGAAAGTAATTTAACAAGTATTAGCAATTCTATCTCTCAAACCAGAGAGGCCATTAGTAATGCTAATAAAGCATCTAAAACCACTACAATTAATAAATCTACAGAAGAGGTGTTGCTATTTAAAACGGCAGTTCAATCTTTTAATCAATTAAAACGTGCTATTAAAGATTGGGAGCTGCGTTATGTCTTACAGTCTAATATTGATGGAAAGGTTTCTTTTTTAAATACTTGGACGGTAAATCAAACTGTTAATCAGGGAGATCTGCTTTTTACTATTATCCCTGAAGAGAATTCTGCCTATATCGCTAAATTAAAAACACCTGCTCAAAACTCTGGAAAATTAAAGGTTGGACAAAGGGTAAATATTAAATTACAGAATTATCCTGATACTGAGTTTGGAACGCTACAAGGGCATATTGAAAGTATTGCCTTATTTCCTGATGAAGAAGGGTTGTATCTGGTAAATACTTCGTTACCTAAAACACTGATCACTTCTTATAAAAAAGAAATCCCTTTTAAACATGAAATGAATGGGAGTGCCGAAATTATTACTGAAGACTTGCGCCTTATTCAGCGTTTCTTCTCCCAACTTAAAAATGTGTTTAACAACTAAAAATATTACTTATGTAATTTTAATTGAATTCGTTTTCGAGGAATATCAACTTCTAAAACTTTTACAATAATTTGTTGATGTAAACTTACATGTTCATTTACATCTTTTACAAAAGAATCAGATAGATTAGATACATGAATTAATCCACTTTCTTTAATACCGACATTTACAAAACACCCAAAAGCGGTTATGTTATTCACAATCCCTGGGAGTAATTGTCCTTCTTTTAAATCCTTAATAGTTTTTATATTTTGATTAAATGTAAATACTTTGGCTTGTGCTCTAATATCTAACCCAGGTTTTTCAAGTTCATTAATAATATCTTTAAGTGTTGGTAAACCAATAGTTTCTGTACAATAGTTATTTAAATTGATATTCTGTAAAACAGATATGTTTCCTATTAATTCTTGTATATTTTTAGAAACATCTTTAGCCATTTGTTGTACAATAGGATAACTTTCTGGATGTACTGCAGAATTGTCTAAAGGGTTTTTAGCATCTTTAATCCTTAAAAAAGCAGCACCTTGCTCAAACGCTTTGCTTCCTAAACGAGGTACTTTTTTAATATCATTTCTAGATAAAAACATACCATTTTCACTCCTGTAGCTTACAATATTTTCTGCAAGCTTTGGTCCAATTCCAGAGACATAACTCAATAACGATTTACTGGCTGTATTTATATTGACACCTACTGAATTGACACAACTTTCTACAACCGTATCTAAAGATTCTTTTAACTTATTTTGATCGACATCATGTTGATATTGCCCTACACCAATAGATTTTGCATCTATCTTAACTAATTCTGCTAACGGGTCTGATAAGCGCCTCCCTATAGATACCGCTCCTCTAACCGTAACATCATAGTTAGGGAATTCTTCTCGTGCTATTTTAGATGCTGAATAAATACTCGCTCCTGCTTCGCTTACCACAAACACTTGAACGTCATTCTTAAAATGTATACGACGGATCAATTGTTCAGTTTCTCGTGATGCAGTTCCATTTCCGATAGCTATGGCTTCAATTTTATAAGCATCTGCTAAAGAACTAATCTTTTTGATGGCTCCAGATGCATCGTTTTTTGGTGGATGCGGATAAATAGTTTCATTATATTTTAAATCGCCTTTTGCATCTAAACATACTACTTTACAACCTGTTCTAAACCCTGGATCAATTGCCAAAATTCGTTTTTCCCCTAGTGGTGATCCTAACAATAATTGCTTTAAATTTTTTGCAAACACATTAATAGCAGCATCGTCTGCTTTTTCTTTTGCCAATTGTAATGCTTCGTTAGATAATGAAGGCAATAACAAGCGCTTATAAGCATCATTTATTGCTAGCTCTATTTGTTGCGCACATTCATTATTTGATTTAATGATTCTATCTTCAATTTTAGATAATACCCTATCGTTATCTATTTCAATCTTAACACGAATAAAACCTTCGCTCTCAGCTCTTAATATTGCCAATAGTCGATGTGAAGGGCAACGCTGTAATGACTCGCTCCACTCAAAGTAATCTTTGAATTTCTGAGCTTTATCATCTTCAAGTTTTGCTTTTATCACTTTTGTAGAAATCATTGCATAACGTTCTAGCTGATAGCGAATATTATTTCTAATATCTGTACGTTCATTAATCCATTCTGCAATAATATGCCGTGCCCCTTCTAAAGCTTCTACTTCTGTAGCAATAGCTGTATTTGTATATTTATATGCAATAGACACAACATCATTAGCATTTTGAGCCATAATGATTTTTGCCAAAGGCTCTAACCCATTTTTGCGAGCAGTTTCTGCTTTAGTTTTTCGCTTCTTTTTAAATGGTAGGTAAATATCTTCAAGTGTCGTAATATCTGAAGCCGAATTAATTTTCTGCTTTAATTCATCTGTTAAGACGTCATCTTCTTCTAACGTTTTTAAAATAGCTATTTTTCTTTTTTCTAAAGCTTCAAATAGAGTTTTATATTTTACTATGTCTCCAATTTGAACTTCATCTAAATTCCCTGTTCGTTCTTTACGATATCTTGAAATAAAGGGAATTGTGCAATCCTCGTTTAATAATGCAATTGTATTTTTAATTCCAGATTCTGGAAGTTGAGTTTTTGATATGATGAAATTTATCATAGTATTAAAATAAATAGACCTATTAGGTTTAAACTTAATAGGTCTATTTTATGTTATAAAATAAGGTTAATAATTTGTTGAGATAAATTTATTAAAAATTAAGCAACTTTTTTAATTAAATCAAAACATGGGCATTTTTTACAACGTTTGGCTTCAGATTTTTTATATTTTTTACAACATTTGCTTTTACACTTACCAATTACACAGCCGCCACAACTTTGTATCTCTATAATTCGTTGCTGTTTAAGTGCTTTATCTTTTTTCTTGCCCATTTTATATTTATAAAACAATGCAAAAATAGTTTATTTTTATTAAATCTAAATAAGTTTTGTTAAAAATTAACTGATAAATAATCCATTTTAGATAACACTAGTATCAATGAATTCAATAATACTAATTTCCTCTCTTTAGAAAGTTGTCTCTTTAATAGTGTAAATTTTATTATCCAGCTAAGAAAAATAATTTTTAAGCATAAACTCAGCTGAAGCATATTTGCCTCTAATATCTCTAATTTTATTTAAAGCATTATCAGCTTTTTGCCTTTCTCTATAAGAAGTTATTCCGCCAAAAAATATACTTAATACAATATTTAAAATTCCTAATTTCGTATCTTCTTGTTCTATATCGAGATTTGGAATTGCTCTTACATAATTTAATATAAACTCATCCTCTATATT is from Flavobacteriaceae bacterium and encodes:
- a CDS encoding CHAT domain-containing protein, which produces MIKKKQNQYFNYLLIKCFLLILFFFISKSFSQNRVQFKKLINSPISKSKKIQKADSLITIFESNDIDSLPYIYNDYAYWLFDNNEIKKTILHEEKALVLSKKKVFIDTAFVQRSASSLGFYYSHNNQLQKSIDAYLEVIRINNKTRRASITYLTLADVYDALQDYHKAYKYYELAISLLINSQQDKHFLRNAYQNLTFTCYSIKTKESLKNGRKFGRAADSLAAIIETPTSELFKIKLNLALMYNEEKALNFNSALHYYNEALQIAKKAKDSIKTRRVYQGLGDLYNIFDHNKSIEFYNKSIEFANKKDTLFLSDVHYGLGHTYSFKKDYDISLNYRHKALDILTRNNFLNPKEIDSTFLINFQYKRQLLINLQELAQTYLNYHEDKKDVDVLEKVVAYFKMCDTLIDALKADSSDFKSRLYWRELSTDIYGKAIRACYLNNNIEDAFYFMEKNKALLLLEDISNKKFKRALRLPPNLLEKSSILKKKITLINNRLYNENILTKKEIDSLKKQRIDLGIELSFLEKDIKVETLNIETSILSLQDVQYNLSNNEVIIEYHISIDDGYGILTNKDNGYVLFITKDDTHFFEIDQLGELKKEIITLINSFKTPFKTNQDIKTFSALSNTVFNKLFPSKQVQQLIKGKTVTIVPDNYLSLLPFETLSTSSDNTSYLIYNTEIHYLYSNSFLENTKKEGFSNNKSLAIAPINFKDKGLLTLNHSEQEINSIQNYYPGTILSNTNATKTNFLNALPSSGIIHIASHANAQDKRSPWIAFNDENITLEELYLTQNNASLVMLSGCNTSIGEQEIGEGVMSLARGFFYSGSQSVISSLWSIDDRITSEITNSFYKNLSDGQTKSKALHNAKLTYLNNHNLSEASPYYWASFILLGENNTLKPPSSKWFFYLFFFILACIILYFIKKNKP
- a CDS encoding sigma-70 family RNA polymerase sigma factor, which encodes MQLVSNDAQIELLVNGDPLILKLLYTKLLPRVIVYIKRNNGTAQDAEEIFQNALFQLITRAKVNSVQIKSSFEGYIFTICKNLWLKELNNRKKEVRNEGVFELKANENDTITSILEQEKWDLFEEKLKLLTDNCRALLKDFFNKVSYKTIVAKFKYSCENVAFQRVFKCKKKLADLIKADSKYRNLVS
- a CDS encoding HlyD family efflux transporter periplasmic adaptor subunit; translation: MPENSQHIELRSEEVQEILEATPSWMIRWGNILVLSLIVMLLFISWFVKYPDIIASQALITTIIPPQKEYATINGKIASVLVSDNDTLSSDTPLAILENTANYNDVFLLKSIIDTIAVNNKSFEFPIASIPVLNLGDIQQNYAAFELDFLRYINNKKYRPFSNEENANLISKKELIFRLQVQKAQYESGKAELALQKKDLDRNKDMFSKGLIAAQAYEREEANYIRAESNLTSISNSISQTREAISNANKASKTTTINKSTEEVLLFKTAVQSFNQLKRAIKDWELRYVLQSNIDGKVSFLNTWTVNQTVNQGDLLFTIIPEENSAYIAKLKTPAQNSGKLKVGQRVNIKLQNYPDTEFGTLQGHIESIALFPDEEGLYLVNTSLPKTLITSYKKEIPFKHEMNGSAEIITEDLRLIQRFFSQLKNVFNN
- a CDS encoding peptidase domain-containing ABC transporter, with protein sequence MYKVLKLKFPFYKQAEAKDCGPTCIKIIAKHYGKTISAQQLRELSETTREGSSLLGLSDAVESLGFRSLGVKLSFEKLKQASFPCIVHWNKNHYIVVYKIKKDTVYVSDPAHGLLTYSKTEFIKFWIGNNANDATEEGIALLLEPTPLFYNEEFDEDKQSFGFGFILKYVYKYKRFVVQLAIGLLAGSLLQLIFPFLTQSVVDVGIKNQDLNFIYLVLAAQLFLFVGRASLEIIRSWILLHLSTRINISLISDFFIKLMKLPISFFDVRMTGDLLQRINDHKRIERILTTSSLTMLFSFFNLIVFSFVLGYYSLQIFSVFFFGSLLYVGWVLFFFKRRKELDYKRFHEVSNEQSKVIELINGMQEIKLHNAEKRMRWNWEFVQARLFKISTKNLVLEQTQSVGSNFINELKNMFITILSAKLVVDGDITLGAMLAITSIVGQLNAPISQLISFMRDVQDAKISLDRLGEIHNKEDEELATDEKVKTLPKHSDIQLNNISFRYIGSLEPVIKGLSLTIPANKTTAIVGVSGSGKTTLMKLLLRFYEVEHGDISINSFNLNNISQKVWREHCGVVMQEGYIFNNTIAHNIAVGQDYVDKDKLAHAIDVANISDYIDNLPLGVNTKIGTEGTGLSTGQKQRLLIARAVYKNPRFLFFDEATSALDANNETVIMKKLNTFFKDKTAVVIAHRLSTVKNAHQIVVLDGGKIVEIGNHQQLIKLKGNYYNLVKNQLELGD